The proteins below come from a single Caulobacter segnis ATCC 21756 genomic window:
- the rpsU gene encoding 30S ribosomal protein S21 encodes MVQIFVRDNNVDQALKALKKKMQREGSFREMKRHVHYEKPSEKRARQKAEAVRRARKLARKRAQREGLLPMPKKAGGR; translated from the coding sequence CTGGTCCAGATTTTCGTCCGCGACAACAACGTCGATCAGGCCCTGAAGGCCCTCAAGAAGAAGATGCAGCGCGAGGGCTCGTTCCGCGAAATGAAGCGGCACGTGCACTACGAAAAGCCGTCGGAAAAGCGCGCTCGCCAAAAGGCCGAAGCCGTCCGTCGCGCTCGCAAGCTGGCCCGCAAGCGCGCTCAGCGCGAAGGCCTGCTGCCGATGCCGAAGAAGGCGGGCGGTCGCTAA